CGAGAGCCTCCGCCGCAGCCTCGGCGTGGGCCGGCGCCGTTTCCTCAGCACCTGCACCGCGGTGGCGGCCGGAGCCGTCGCGGCCCCCGTCTTCGGCGCCGCCCCGGCCCTCGCCCAGGACCGGGACAGAGGCCACGACCACGACCACGGTCACGGCCGCGGGCAGGTCCTCGTCCCGGCGGACAAGCGCGGCATCATCCTCTACACCGTCCGCGACGCCACCGCCCGCGACCCCCTCGCCTCCGACCTGCCCTCCGGCTTCCGCGAGGTGTTCAAGCAGCTCGCCCGCCACGGCTACCGGCAGGTCGAGTTCGCCGGATACAACCAGCACGCCAACGCCCCGGGCGGCGCCGGCCTTGAGTCCGTCAAGGGCGCGAAGCTGCTCCGCTCCTGGCTCGACGACTACGGCCTGCGCGCCCAGGGCAACCACGGCTTCATCCCGTCCTCCTGGCCGCTGACCGCGGAGGACGAGGACACCTTCAAGAAGCACCTGGAGATCGCCAACATCCTCGGCATGGACCACATGGGCACCGGCGGCGACCCCACCGGCAGCTCCTACCGCGCCGACTGGGACGTGGCCGCCGACAAGTGGAACGCCCTCGGCCGGATCGCCCGCCGCGAGGGCATCAAGCTCTACACCCACAACCACGACGGCGCCTACGGCTTCCTGCTCGACGGCGGCCCGCTGGACGACCAGGGCCGGCCGACCCGCAGCTCGGGCATCCGGAAGCTGGAGTACTTCCTCAAGGCCACCGACCCGAAGGCGGTCTGGCTGGAGATGGACATCTTCTGGGCGCACGTGGCCCAGTACAAGTTCCACTCCTACACCGCCCACGACGGCTCGACCCGGAAGGACGTCTTCGACCCGGCGGGTCTGGTCGCCCGCAACAACAAGCGCTACCCGCTGTTCCACGCCAAGGACGGCGTGGTCAGCACCACCAACGGCATGGGCTACGACATGGTGCCCTTCGGCACGGGTGTCATCGACTACCGCACGTTCTTCTCCCGGGTCGGGGAGCGGAACTACCACAACCCGATGATCGAGGACGACAACTCCCCGAGCGCCACCGACCCGGCGCAGTCGCTGCGGGAGGCCAAGATCAGCTACGACAACCTGGCGGCCCTGCGCAAGCGCTGCTGACCCGCCGTACGGACGGGCGGCCTCCCCACGACGCGGGGAGGGCCGCCCGTCCGTACGAAACCGTGCGAGACCTCGCGAGGCCGCGTGGTGCGGTCACTCCTCGCCGAGCGGCCGTGGGTTGGGCGCGATGCGCTTGTCCTTCGGCCGTCCGGGCGGTTGCAGGAACAGCGCCACGAATCCCGCGAGGATCGAGATGCAGCCCGCCAGCGTGAAGGCTCCGTTGTAGCCCCAGGCGCCCACGACCACGGCACCCATGCCCGCGCCCAGTCCGGAGACGAGCTTGGAGCTGTAGACCATCCCGTAGTTGGTGGCGTTGTTGTTCTCGCCGAAGTAGTCCGCCGTCAGCGCCGCGAACATCGGGAAGATGGCACCGCCACCGAAGCCGGAGACGGCGGAGAAGATCAGGAACAGTGGCAGGTTCTTGATCTCGGCCGACCAGATGATGCCGAACTGGGCGAGGCCCAGGATGGCGCAGACGTAGAGCAGGCACTGCTTGCGGCCGTAGAGGTCGGAGAGCCAGCCGATGACGCCGCGCCCGGTGCCGTTGACGATCGCCTTCAGCGACATCGCCGTGGCCACGATCCCGGCCGCGAAGCCCGCCTCCTCACCGATGTCGACCTGGAAGGCGATACCGAAGATGTTCACGCCGGAGGTGCAGGCGAGACAGAACCACATCAGCGCCACCCGGCCGGTCCGCCAGGCCTCCAGCGGGGAGTACTGCTTGGTCGCCGGGGGGTTCTTCTCCAGCGAACGCCGGGCCCGCGGGTCGTCCGGCGGGTTCAGCGGGTCGACGGCCGCCGGCCACCAGTTCTTCGGCGGGTCCCGGAAGTAGAAACCGGCCAGGGCCACCATCGCGGCCAGGAAGACACCCGCCGAGACCAGCACCCAGCGGAAGTTGGAGCCGTCCATGTAGCCGTGGAAGATGAAGACGAACGGCACCGAACCGTACGCGAAGCCGCCGTTCACGAAGCCGGTCTTGCCGCCCCTGCGCTCCGGGTACCACTTGCCGACCATGTTGACGCAGGTCGCGTACACCATGCCCGCGCCCATGCCGCTGAACACGCCGAACCCGATGAAGGCGAGCGCGACATGCGGCGC
The Streptomyces sp. NBC_01723 genome window above contains:
- a CDS encoding sugar phosphate isomerase/epimerase family protein; its protein translation is MSPFTDPSRTDAGTDPALDGPDESLRRSLGVGRRRFLSTCTAVAAGAVAAPVFGAAPALAQDRDRGHDHDHGHGRGQVLVPADKRGIILYTVRDATARDPLASDLPSGFREVFKQLARHGYRQVEFAGYNQHANAPGGAGLESVKGAKLLRSWLDDYGLRAQGNHGFIPSSWPLTAEDEDTFKKHLEIANILGMDHMGTGGDPTGSSYRADWDVAADKWNALGRIARREGIKLYTHNHDGAYGFLLDGGPLDDQGRPTRSSGIRKLEYFLKATDPKAVWLEMDIFWAHVAQYKFHSYTAHDGSTRKDVFDPAGLVARNNKRYPLFHAKDGVVSTTNGMGYDMVPFGTGVIDYRTFFSRVGERNYHNPMIEDDNSPSATDPAQSLREAKISYDNLAALRKRC
- a CDS encoding OFA family MFS transporter, which produces MTATDVTRVAAYREVTDRNGRVYRVGESDIDIMGRKRKWMVLLPWIGMMGISSAEYAFASAEDTLHEAHHWSSGSIYWMMTAWIFCQAAVAFPAGRLRENGKLPARWAMMLGSVGTLLGYLSLAFAPHVALAFIGFGVFSGMGAGMVYATCVNMVGKWYPERRGGKTGFVNGGFAYGSVPFVFIFHGYMDGSNFRWVLVSAGVFLAAMVALAGFYFRDPPKNWWPAAVDPLNPPDDPRARRSLEKNPPATKQYSPLEAWRTGRVALMWFCLACTSGVNIFGIAFQVDIGEEAGFAAGIVATAMSLKAIVNGTGRGVIGWLSDLYGRKQCLLYVCAILGLAQFGIIWSAEIKNLPLFLIFSAVSGFGGGAIFPMFAALTADYFGENNNATNYGMVYSSKLVSGLGAGMGAVVVGAWGYNGAFTLAGCISILAGFVALFLQPPGRPKDKRIAPNPRPLGEE